The Chiloscyllium plagiosum isolate BGI_BamShark_2017 chromosome 19, ASM401019v2, whole genome shotgun sequence genome contains the following window.
GAGCCCCTGTAAAATGCACCAGAAAGTCATTTACTAATCACTGCTTCAACTCCCCTGCAATGTTGAACCATCCAGGGAACTGTAGATTACATTAGCAAAGTTAATTTGCAACTTAATTCATCACTGCATTCAGTCAAATACaaatgagcttttccaacaatttgtttaatattgtttGGACAAGTTCAGTAATTGTCTTAAACTAGAACTACAATCATTTTAATTATTTGGTGTATTTATTTCTCTCCCAGaatttagcatttttaaaattactacaGAATCTGAACCAACCAGCTGCAACTGAAGATGTCAGGTTGACTCATTTTCTTAACCATAAGCATGATCAAATATATATTAGTACTTACATCAAGAGTATAAGAAATGAAGTGCATACATAGTAGAATGTGTGGTATAAATGGAATTTAACTTAACAGGGGGAAGGAACAAGACCAGAAGAAGAAAATTTCATCAGCATATGCTGCCATTTTCAATTATCACTACACTTAACCAACAGGTGTAATGCACAGATGACTCTTGCATGTCAGGGAAGGAACTCTTCATTCAACTTGCCTTCAATAAGTGCACTTCCTAAATTGTTTGGGTTTTACTACACCATTTCTCTGCAGTGACTGAAATAAGTTTATATAAAACTTATTCCTCAACATAGTACTAATAAGCAATAGTCCCTCAAAGCTGCCAAGTTTCATGCAAATCACATGTCAGCCTTTTTAAATTAGTTTGCATCGTCATGAACTTAAATCACTTATGCACTGCCAAAAATATTTCCAGGCATGTTAGTGGAAAGCAAAGAATGATTTCTGTTGTAAACAAAGTCAAATTGATGACCAACCCTTTTTGAGTGAGACAATATCCAGAGACATAAGATACCCATCCCAAGGAATTCCTGCAATAATCAACCTGGGAATTGAATTGTAgcccagaggtggggacactaccactgcaccacatgagcCCTCAAGTTCCTCACGATGGTTATTTCAATCACCAATGTTCCTTCTAACTTGCATTTTCACACAGTTGTTCTAATCCTCTGCATTTAGTGATCAGCATAAAACAATGTTTGGATTTCTGAATCCAAACATTACTGACATGTACAAGCCTCAGGAGCCCAACAGGCAGCCATTTGGAGAACTGCTGATTATGATGCAGGTGGGGCTTGGATTGGACATCCTTGCATGACagtgtcagaagtgggaatattcactGATGGCTGGACCACTTGTAGCTCAGCAGATACCTAAGCAGTCTGTCCATATGCAGAAAGACCTGGGCAAGATTCAGTCTGGTCTGTGACAGAATTCACGCCACATatatgtcaggcaatgaccatctcataTAAGACAGAATCTATACCATATGAATTGCATCaactcaagaaggcagttcatcaccttTCAAATGTGATTAGGGCtataatggacaataaatggtaggTTAGCGGACTATTtatcagaaaacaaaattaataatttcTCACTCACCAGATCTGGCCTGTAGTACCTGTGTACGACCTCTGCTCCTGCAAACATCGCTAGAAGGCTTGACCCCAACATCTTCAGATAATGAGACCACGATACCCCTGCTGGCATTTTTATTTGCTAAAACAATccgctgcttcacagcactgtTAATAAAACATTCAAACATCCAATGATGAATCACTACAACACTACCAGAgaaaattggatacagaactggcttggtcatagatgACAGAGTAGCAGTGAAAGGATATTTTTCTGACTAGGTATCTAACCAGCAATGTTCTACAGAATAACAGCAAGGATCCCTGTTGCTTGTAATGAATATTTAGTGATCTGGAGATCTGATTAGTATttttgaggtttttaaaaattatttttattcatttgtggcatATGGCCATTGCTGGCtcgccagcatttatcgcctgtccctagttaccattgagaaagtggtggtgagctgcgttcttgaactgttgcagtccacctgctgtggtttgactcacaatgcccttagggaaggaattctaggattttgtttCAGTAACAATGATGGAACAGCAATTTCTTGCAGATGGCTGTTTTCCCCtgtaaatctgctgcccttgtcgtagaatggaagtggtcgtgggtttggcaggcactgtcagaggatcttgGTCAATTTCTGTGGCACATCTTATAGATATCACTCACTGCTTCTAAGCATcaatggagaaggaaatggatgcttatggatggggtttcaatcaagcaggctggttTGTCATATGTGGTGTGAAgcttgtgttgttggaggtgcacccatccaggcacatagggagtattccatcacaatcctgacttgtgtttCATAGATGAAAAACAGGCTTTGttgagtcaggaggtgtgttatcGCCAATgttttcctagcctctggcctactcttgtagccactgtgtttatatggtgagctggaaatgtgttgctggaaaagcgcagcaggtcaggcagcatccagggaacaagagaatcgacgtttcgggcataagcccttcttcaggaatgaggaaagtttgtccagcaggccaagataaaaggtagggaggagggacttgggggaggggcgtcggaaatgtgataggtggaaaaaggtcaaggtgagggtgataggacagattggggtgggggcggagaggtcgggaagaagatctcaggttaggaaggcggtgctgaattcggtggatttgactgagacagggtggggggagggggaaatgaggaaactggtgaaatctgagttcatcccttgtggttggagggttcctagccggaagatgaggcgttcttcctccaaccgtcgttttgttgtggtctgacgatggaggtgtgcaaagacctgcatatccttggtggagtgggagggggaattgaaatgttgagctacaggatggttgggttggttggtccgggtgtcccagaggtgttctctgaaacgctccgcaagtaggcggcctgtcttcccaatatagaggaggccacatcgggtgcagaggatgcaatagatgatatgtgtggaggtgcaggtgaatctgtggcggatatggaagttaaTATGTTGATATGGTGAGtctagttaagtttctggtcatcCCCAGAATTTTGGTAGTGGGTGATTCAATAATGGTGACACAATTAAATatcatggggcagtggttagatcgtctcttattggtgatcgtcatagcctgacatttgtgtgtcATGAATGTTActcaccacttgtcagcccaagacagacttgatttattttgatcacatgtacctaggcatagtgaaatgttttgttttccgTGTAATacaggcagctcataccatacaaagatcatagtgTGATTGAATAGAGTGAGGAATATGCAGTTATGGCTGCAAAGCTGTACAAAAAGGACAATCAACATTAGAGTTGAAATTTGAGTTTAATGACATCGGGCATAAAGCTGTTTTTGAACTTGTTGctatgtatagagtcatagagatgtacagcatggaaacagacccttcagtccaacccatccatgctgaccagctatcctaacccaatctatgTTCAAGCTTTtctaccttctgcctgatggaataagtcagaagagattataaccggggtggatctttgatgatgttggctgcctttccacaccaatgagaagtgtaaatgcagaccatggatggaaggttggcttgcatgatggactgggcggtgttcacaactctgtagtttcttatgattgagcagttgccataccaggctgtaatgaatccagatagaatgcttcttatgtgcatctgtaaaagttggtgagagtccgtatggacatgccaaatttccttagcctcctaagGAAAAGGAGGCATTGTTGTATCTTCTTGACTGTCTCATCAACGTGGGTGGTGCAGgagagattgttggtgattgtcacagctaggaacttgatgctaccaaccatctccacctcatctctgttgatgtagataggCATGTGCCTTctaccttgcttcctgaagtcgatgatcagctctttagttttgctgtccagatcttgtttttcattttgaaaggcattgtgtgttggtgcaggcttggtgggctgtagggcctgttcctgtgctattctTTGTAAATGTCAACAGTTCTCAAAAAAAATTATGTATGGTTGCTACACAAGAATCATCATTTAGTGTGCATTTTTGATTGCTGAGGCATTTAAAAACACAGCATACAGTAAAAGGCAACTGTAAACCTGTAGTAGATAATCCACCAGTTTCTTGAAGTTAATTCAACATGTTTTGATGTATTATACATTTTAAACCACAAATTTGTATACCTTTCTGAACAGTATTGAACTACttcatatggactgcagcagttgaaggcAGCAGCTGATCAGCACTTTCTCAAcaacaattaggaatggacagcaAATCTAGGGCTttgccagtgttgctcatacTTCATGATATAAAAATAACATAAATGTCAAGAGTTTTAATTGTAATTCTAGCTTCCAGTAAAACTTGCAACTATTATACTGAGCCCCAATGTGTATACTGGAACAGATTTCAGAATCTTCAGATTGGGTGCTAaacaaaagcattttattttcttcttactTTTCACTCAATGCTGTAAACCATTGGAATTCACTATCTAAAATGGCTATAGATGCTCAGTTGTTGAGTATTTCTAAGGCTGAAATGGATAGATTATGGATTTCTATCAGAATGAAAGATTTGGCAGAAAGGCAGAGTGGATGTCAGTGCTCAATCATGAATTAAACTCCTGAATGCCAGTGTAGTCAGGAGCTCCTGCTTATGATCTTCAGGGATATAACACGTTTGCAATCTGAAATCAGATTACAGTTGGCtgctttctaatttttttttttacaaatacttGGTTATATATGTCCTATGGGAACTGATACATCAGCAATGTAGCTGTGATTATAGCAAGTAGTTTTTCTGTATGGGCAACTGCACAACTTCTTAAGCGAGATGTTAACTTAAGAGTAAGAAAAACAAATATCACAAAGCTGGTCTCTATTtttctaaaaactgttccttttctcaaggatactgtccTTGAgacagaggggtcataaacagcTCCCAGCTACtttgatacagagatgaaaaaggatgttgaaatgccttttgtttatatgtaaacagatgagacttcaagccaaagtggtcatgttttagtagtaacctgtataatgaaaggggagtggtcagctctccagctgagcagttcagtccagaacgagttaggagttcaacagtgagctgcgTGGAAACAGGTTACgaatctctgtctctccccttctgcccttctaacttcaacttgTGAGCATTTTTTCCACTTTTACTgctttttaagggggtttgctaaTTGGGATTTttatgtatattcagaacagcataattaagtccagtttagagagactgagttctgtaggggttctttattctgttctttgggtttcattgtgtaattttgtgaatacatttttttctgttttaaaacatggaagtcaacctagctaacttactctgggtaattttcactgtacacttaccgaaacaaattgcaaagttatggtctgggcagcctgcttaagaatgttttgagtggtctggcctagtccagaaCACAAGAAACTAaacttatttttcaatttttaaatttgttttaaaaattcacttgggAGTTTTGTATTTGTTGGAACATTCTGAATGCAGAAGATGCTATTATTTGGGTCTAAACAACAAATTAACTGGGATTGGCTCAGCATTTTTCCAATATTCAGGCCATATTTCACAGCTGTCAGCTGCCTGTAAGCTCCTGAATATTTTGtgcatttgttttcagatttgtATTAACTAGCCTGTATTTTTCACAAAGCctcctgacttgctgagtattgACAACGTCTGCAATGGTTGTGCTTTATTTAGAAAAAGATGTacagactggttgggccaaacaGTCtgttcatattagattagattagattccccagtgtggaaacacacccttcagcccaaccagtccacaccgaccctccgaagggtgaccctccgaagggtaacccacccagactcattcccctctaactaatgagcctatgggcaatttagcatggccaattcacctgacctgcacatctttggactgtgggaggaaaccggagcacccggaggaaacccacacagacacagggagaatgtgcaaactccacacagacaatcgccagaggctggaattgaacctgggaccctggagctgtgaggcaacggtgctaaccactgagccaccgtgctgcactaTAATATAACATTTATGAACCGAGGCACTCAGGTCACTGGGTTTCTGACGCAGCAGATCATACAGTGGTcatggagagtgtgtgttgtaGATTTACCACAATGATATGTGGGCTACAAGGGTTAGATTACACTGAGAGAACATATctgtggcatggtggcactgcgattagctctgctgcctcacagtgccagggatgaaaaatgtgttgctggaaaagcacagcaagtcaggcagcatccaaggagcaggagaatcgacgtttcgggcataagcccttcttcaggaatctgaagaagggcttatgcccaaaacga
Protein-coding sequences here:
- the c19h12orf73 gene encoding protein BRAWNIN — encoded protein: MPAGVSWSHYLKMLGSSLLAMFAGAEVVHRYYRPDLSIPDIPPKPGELKTELLGLKNQVQTHDSEQQ